Proteins from a single region of Bos javanicus breed banteng chromosome 7, ARS-OSU_banteng_1.0, whole genome shotgun sequence:
- the LOC133252025 gene encoding olfactory receptor 2L2-like, translating to MGNYNQTSTDFILLGLFPSSRIGLFLFILIGFIFLMALVGNLSMILLIFLDICLHKPMYFLLSQLSLMDLNYISTTVPKMAYDFLFANKSISIIGCGIQSFFFLTMACAEGLLLASMAYDRYVAICFPLHYPIRISRRVCILMITGSWIMGSINSCAHTTYILSIPYCQSRSINHFFCDVTVMLTIACIDTTVYEYTVFLSTTLFLLLPFIGIAFSYGRVLLAVYRMNSAEGKKKAYSTCSTHLTVVSFYYAPLVYTYLCPRFLRTPTEDKVLAVFYIILTPMLNPIIYSLRNKEVIGALRRVTQRISPMKM from the coding sequence ATGGGAAATTATAATCAAACATCAACTGATTTCATCTTATTGGGATTGTTTCCCTCTTCAAGAATTGGTCTGTTCCTGTTTATTCTCAttggtttcattttcttaatggctcTAGTTGGTAACCTTTCCATGATTCTTCTCATCTTTCTGGACATCTGTCTTCACAAGCCCATGTATTTTCTGCTTAGCCAGCTCTCCCTCATGGATCTGAACTACATCTCTACCACTGTTCCCAAAATGGCCTATGATTTTCTGTTTGCAAACAAGTCTATCTCCATCATCGGGTGTGGGATTCAGAGCTTCTTCTTCTTGACTATGGCATGTGCAGAAGGATTGCTTTTGGCCTCTATGGCTTATGATCGTTATGTGGCCATTTGCTTTCCTCTTCACTATCCCATCAGAATCAGCAGAAGAGTGTGCATATTGATGATAACAGGATCTTGGATAATGGGCTCTATCAACTCCTGTGCCCACACCACATATATTCTCTCTATCCCTTATTGCCAATCCAGGTCCATCaatcatttcttctgtgatgtCACAGTCATGTTGACAATAGCCTGCATTGATACAACGGTCTATGAATACACGGTGTTTCTGAGCACCACACTTTTCCTTTTGCTGCCCTTCATTGGTATTGCTTTTTCCTATGGCCgtgttctccttgctgtctatCGCATGAACTCAGCAGAAGGGAAGAAGAAGGCCTATTCAACCTGCAGCACCCACCTCACTGTGGTTTCTTTCTACTATGCACCCTTGGTTTACACGTATCTATGCCCAAGATTTCTGCGTACTCCAACAGAGGACAAAGTTCTGGCTGTCTTTTACATCATCCTTACCCCGATGCTCAATCCTATTATCTACAGCCTGAGAAACAAGGAGGTGATTGGGGCCCTGAGAAGAGTAACTCAGAGAATCTCCCCTATGAAAATGTAg